The Apteryx mantelli isolate bAptMan1 unplaced genomic scaffold, bAptMan1.hap1 HAP1_SCAFFOLD_20, whole genome shotgun sequence genome contains the following window.
ctgcaatcagggcctccaactttcggctctaatcagcccctggggagcctttctgtgtaatggccctcatacattcttcatcaaaatacatttgctggcaatcctctgcatggagaaactgttctgaggaactactttatttaaatggacatgtttcagatctcttcttctgcctctctctcctttcttcttcctcggcctcttctctcttttcagagcactccagggaacggttcactgaatcacagcacttagggtggaggagacctctggacgtcatctagtcccaaccaccctggtcaatgcagagggaactagatgaggttgcccaggggctccccccacttatgcattgtccacaaaggtgctgagagtgcgctccatccactgtgcaggccattcatcaagatgttgaacagtcctgccccacatggtgatcactgagggatgccgctagtaaccagctgccacttggaacttgtaccactgatcacagcgtttcagcctgatggtccagccaatcttccacctgccttatggtccattgatgcAGGGCAGGTCTGAagaatttgcctataaggagactctgggggactgtgtgaaaggccttgctaaagtgaaggttcacaaaatcccctgccttccccttgtgcacaaagccattcatctgatggcagaaggcaatcgggttggtcaggcatggtttccatttccccttggtcaacgcatgctgcctcttccaggccttctccttaatgcgcttggagatggtttccaggaggatttgttccatcacctttccagggactgagatgaagaggaccagcctgtcgttgcccagatcctccctcttgcccttctgaaaaatgggtgcaatgtctgccttttcccagtcatcaggatcctccctgattaccctgacctttaaaagacgatcaacagcagcattgcaatgactccagccatctctccctgcaccctggggtgcttcccatctgttCCCATGGACTTCTGTGTGTgtccactgggcaaagttcctccccagctgctctgtcctctgccatgggtgaggctttgctaacacagatgctgccaaaggactcgtgggccagggaggcctggcagtagacaataccagtaaaagacaaggtgaaagaggcaatgagctcctcagcctttccttgtctttgtcactaggtccTCTGCCCCACTGAACAGGGagatttcattttccttctccgACTGCCTTGTGATGCCAccatccttacagaagccctcctggttgccctccccatctcttcctagctccacctccagctccagctgatctttggcttgcctaactccatcccttccaccacatgcaatggctgtgtcttcttcctgggtagtcCATTCCTATTTCaaacctctgtgcacttccttctgctttttcaagtcctaaatcagaAAGTGATCGCAAAGCTCATCTGTGCatcctcaggccaggccctgatggagtttcctgcagactagagtgttcctgtgctttgaggacattgttcctgaagatccaagagggctgcatggctcctctgccctccagggcagtcacctgtgggatcctgacaagcagatcctgaataaaatgaaatcctctctgctgcagtccagggcagtgattctgtcattcctcctacctctccaccatctcaaggtcattgcagtgacagacaacctccacattcacatccccatccaggctgagcttcaggcaggaaagaaagggcagcatggcaccatctacttagaggtgcaactacagaggtagagaactcaccctgcagaaaagcctgcatttctcccctcaccactgaggggatccaggcaatggacttctatgtggttaaaggtggatgcaaagaattttcagggtgatgtagatatgcctgaggcagtgcttcccaggctgctcttacagtcaacaaggaaggaggaggaggtgttcaccagccttcttttagatggtcacataaagcccaaatgactcctgtcccagagacatttgccctgtgcttgaaatggggcctgaggtcataggcttttaggataattcaggttgaagggaccacaggaggcctgtagcccaacctgctgctcaaagcagggtcagaaaccaaaaaatgtccctgccaaaggatttctggggtgatagagcaggagaagacagcagagggttgacagcgtggtataagtcccatggacaaaaggctttctttttcgctttccccagagaattaaatcctcagctctccagagggaagaagctgggacactagCTTTACCACTaccatggaggcggagaagctcccAAGTCCcatacagacagaggctggtccaaaggccggcaccccaatggcaccagatccccaggcatgcctgccttcttgctgggcaccctccagccccaggcaggaggtctgcggggaacagagtggtgtgtgcagcctgcagccctggccacccagcaggtgtggtgggaccctgctcctctagatgagactgggctctcctgcatttccccagtgggaagcctgcctcccctccaggtgggaatacagcctggcagggagggccaacatgggaaacatgatctctgttctgggctgtgaagagagaggggagggcagaggaggatctgctcatgccctgggcactgattccctccctgcagccactacagccctgctgatgccctgtaacccatgagcccaggaggtagGACTCcggtctgctctggctccaaagatttctctgcccttcagacccaggatgcaaagcaccagtctggggacacctcagcagtcgaaggggctgaatgcctggcgtgttcttgagaacttttctgcactCTCCCGACACTGTTTTGACTCCtattgcccatggagcagagactcctttggaggatgaactcactcactgtgtaactctgaggtcaggcttgaccaggcagtacaaatacCAGCAAGGACTCAACCCCACAGGAgtttcccctgcccaggactccactttccagccccttcctcctagaggattttaATTGTGAGGgatgcatgctcgatcacctccctgaaatgcctgtacaccaatgcacgcagcttggggaacaaacaggaagaactagagatatctgtgcggtcacagggccatgatctcattgccattacagagacatggtgggatagctcgcatgactggagtgctgtcatggatggctacgtgctttttaggaaagacaggccaggaaagcgaggtggtggagttgctctttatgtgagagagcaactggaatgtatggagctgtgcctaggggtggatgaagagcgagtcgagagcttatgggtaaggatcaaagggcaggctaatagaggtgacactgttgtgggtgtttactacaggccacctgatcaggatgaggaagtcgatgaggccttctacagacagctggaagtagcctcacgatcctaggccctggttctcatgggggacttcaaccaccccgatatctgctggagagacaacacagctaggcacaaacagtcctggagattcctgcagagcattggtgacaacttcttgacacaggtggtggaggagccaacaaggagaggtgtgctgctggacctcgtactaacaaacaaagaaggactggtggaagatgtgaaggttgggggctgccttggctgcagtgaccatgagatggtggagttcaggatcctgcgaggaggcagcagggcaccaagtaggatcgcaaccctggacttcaggagagcaaactttggcctcttcagggacctacttggaggaatcccatgggtgagggccctggaaggaaggagtgttcaagagagttggttaatattcaaacatcacttcctccaggctcaagagcggtgcatcgctatgagtaggaagtcaagcaaaggaggtaggagacctgcatggatgagcaaggagctcctggcaaaactcaaccagaagaaggaagtctacagaaagtggaaagggggacaggccacttgggatgaatataggaatgttgtcagagtatgcagggatgcgacgaggaaggctaaggcccgtttggaattaaatctggctagagatgtcaaggacaacaagaagggcttcttcaaatacatcagcagcaagaggaagactagggaaaatgtgggccctttgctgaatggggtgggtgccctggtgacgaaggatgcagagaaggcagagttactgaatgccttctttgcttcagtctttactggtcaggccagccctcaggaaccccagaacctggaggcaagagagaaagtctggagagaggaagactttcccttggtggaggaggagtgggttagagatcatttaagcaaacttgacacccacaaatccatgggccctgatgggatgcacccacgagtgctgagggagctggcggacgttattgctaagccactctccatcatctttgaaaggtcatggagaacaggagaggtgcccgaggactggaagaaagccaatgtcaccccagtctttaaaaagggcaagaaggaggacccagggaactacaggccagtcagcctcacctccatccctggaaaggtgatggagcagctcatcctggaagccatctccacgcatgtggaggaaaagaaggtgatcaggagtagtcagcatggcttcaccaaggggaaatcatgcctaaccaatctgatagccttctctgatggaatgactggctgggtagatgaggggagagcagtggatgttgtctcccttgacttcagcaaggctttcgacactgtctcccctagcatcctcatagacaagctcaggaagtgtgggttagatgagtggacagtgaggtggattgagaactggctgaatggcagagctcagagagttgtgatcagtggcacagagtctagttggaggcctgtagctagcggtgtcccccaggggtcagtcctgggtccagtcttgttcaacttcttcatcaatgacctggatgaaggcacagagtgcaccctcagcaagtttgctgacgatacaaaactgggaggagtggccgatatgccagagggctgtgctgccattcaaagagacttggacaggctggagaggtgggcagagaggaacctcatgaaattcaacaaagggaagtgtagggtcctgcacctggggaggaataaccccatgcaccagtacaggttgggggttgacctgctggaaagcagctctgctgagaaggacctgggagtgctggtggacaccaagttaagtatgaggcagcaatgtgcccttgtggccaagaaggccaatggtatcctggggtgcatcaggaagagtgttgccagcaggtcgagggaggtgattctccccctctactcagccctggtgaggccacatctggagtactgcgtccagttctgggctccccagtccaagagggatgtggcactactggagcaagtccagcgaagggccacaaagatgattaggggactggagcatctctcttatgaggaaaggctgagagagcttggcctgtttagcttggagaagagaaggctgagaggagatcttatcaatgtgtacaagtatctgaagggagggtgtcgagaggatggggccagactcttttcagtggtgctgagcgacaggacgcgaggcaatgggcacaaactgaaacacagacacttccatcttaacatgaggaaaaactttttcactgtgagggtgacagagcactggaacaggttgccccgagaggtggtggagtctccttctctggagatattcaaaatgcgcctggatgcattcctgtgcaatgtgctctaggtgaccctgcttgagcaggggggttggactagatgatctccagaggtcccttccaacctcagtgattctgtgattctgtgattctgtgaccaccagagatctccaggaccatgatctgctctgggctgggctaactctacagttagatcaggttggtaagtgccttccccaggagaatttttaaagatctcctggccacTTCCGCAGTGCTGCCATGgttgtttcattatttttttcttaaactcttttgaaatttcccttactgcatcttcttgtTGTTTCTCGGCCTTTCCTCCCTTTGGCCCctagccagaccatcccatctatgttGACCAACGaccatcacagcctcacctccaaatACAGCCttactgggatctcctgggaccccTCAGAcaagctgtggtggccagctccaagcagggcTCCGTGCTGCAGGTCCCTGTGTGGTCTCGGAGGAGaccgtatggagacataacatgacatgttgggccgatgccagggcagagcgagcattagcaggtgtgagaagagaagacctccagcagctcctttccacacccaggcagggagtgacgcacccagcagtgctcctgagagatgatggcaacacaggagaggtggcaccatgagctgtgatgTTGGGCACCAACCACCTGTCCTGGGTATGGAGTTCTGGAAAGcagtgccagtggctgcagcccctgagagacccccgaccctgctagcagcagtgtgtcccctccatgactgtcgagAGCTTCCCAGAGTATCATGACTCTCACCTGcaccccatctctgcactggcccagccctgctgccctgcacgtggatCCACTGCCTCACtgtacaggcactgcacaggacagggtgctttcggggtggggaaacatctccccagcatggtcaccatgacagacctcagtgccccgtCCACCCAAggcccccctgcccagcagccttcCATcagtccccaacccctgcccagtCCTCATTCTGTCCCCCCGCAgcgttagcagaaggccatgctctggggtctgctggggtctgagcccacAAAGAGGCCAGGCAAGATGGCCAGCCCCCCATAAGGGTGCTGagaccagcaggcagacggagctgttcacattccaagatcacccctcaccagcaccatgggcaatggccagtgctggaaatggctggtacgaggggccgggtctgggaggagtttcctggggcagtttctcctctctgctcatgcaacaacaagctgagcCGGATCTTTGTTCTGAGAGACCCtgcctgagggcccccatgggaggaagatggtctacaggccAAGTAGGCAGCCCCAGGacatcctctgcatgctccctgccagccctgcagaggatccaggagagggcttgtcctcTCAGGGCTCACAGCTGCATGCTTAGTTCTCCAGCTGTGCATggggccttgtctgggggtgacttttggggtgaggaccagcacacagtgtgggggagattgtctgatggacatgtgctggggacagggcctgagggacagcagcaaactgatatggctcctggatgctgcttccttcaacacaagctcccacaagggctcccagcctttctCCATCAGGATGGacgatggcacaaggagctgggagggtggggagcattaatccttcttcaggcacttcccaggccatgtggagggccagcagagcaaggacttctggctctgcactgggagctcacttcagtgtgcccacactctgaacattgtcttgcattaaaggtcggcaatttcaagcccacttccacttccttctcatctctcccaatccctcctctgatctcgctggccattcccacaccccctccactcttctgccgcagggccctgagctgatggtgctgctctgcagagtgagcggggtgtggagccacagggccacagggtcaatctgcactggccatgctggtcaggatgggaagcagacccagccaaatggggatcatggcctctaatccctccagggactgcggatgtggcagatgcttggagggactatggagcatttccaagggtactagttgtgtccagatGTGCCTCTACATCTTGCTCCACTCACTGCTCACCCCAGGCACACagtgtcccaggagattcccagagctctcctggcacctccagattcccctccagaaggacaggcatctgacactgtgctttaatgtGTGGAacagccctgggtgtgtacatcatcattgacaattcgtcatctccgctgctactggacagtgatgggcaagtcctaaatccagcccttggtctctaagagatcattacatgattatgagctttttgcttctaaacccatggacaactctgcccagcaggcccttttgacatgcaattccttaggcctattcctgacaccagctttggaagaaaagcccagccttcaggcactgcactgggtagaacttactttattacagagatactgtgctggagtcagttctgatgcagcattagacacaatttgatatgggtaccaggtgagacagagcaatctcagtaaaagtggaatgaatccaagcatttgtgtagcaacatgataaaaaACAATATAACAAtggtagtaataataaaaataaagtgaacaaagaaagctcagggctggttggtatacactgggattcaattgtggagagcaaaggcaattttaccactgctgaaaactgtccatgaaatcactttcctcagggcatctttgagctccttgttcctcatgctgtagatgagggggttcagtgttggaggcaccaccaaatacagaatagtcaccaccaaatccagagctggggaggagatcgaGGGGGGCTTCATGTAGGCAAACATTACAGTGCTGACAcatagggagaccacggccaggtgagggaggcacatggaaaaggctttgtgtcgtccctgctcagaggggatcctcagcacagcagtgaagatctgcacgtaggacagcacaatgaaaaggaaacacccagagaataaacagagactaaccacaataagcccaacttccctgaggtaggagtctgcgcaggagagtttgaggatctggggaatttcacagaagaactggtccaccacatggcctttgcagagtggtagtgaaaaggtgttcccagtgtgcagcagcgCATTCAGAAaacaactgccccaggcagctgctgccattttgacacaagctctgccacccatgatggtcccatagtgcagcggTCTacagatggccacaaagcggtcataggccatgactgtgagaagagagaactctcctgtaaaaaagaagacaaccaggaagacctgggcagcacatcctgagtacgaaatggccctggtgttccagagggaattggtcatggatttggggacagtggtggagatggtgccaaggtcaaggaaggaaaggttgaggaggaagaagtacatgggggtgtggaggcggtggtcgcaggctacggctgtgatgatgaggccattgctcaggaGGGCAGctaggtagatgcccaggaagagcgagaagtgcaagagctgcagctcccgcgtttctgcgaatgccaggaggagcaattcattgagggagctgctgttggacattttgctccctctgggctttggggattgtccaaagaaaaaaagacattgagaagttaggagagacatttttaaagcaaccccccccccgaatgttgcagttctcatgcaaccccccacattgcctctctctttactgagaggatctgtgtgcagctcccttgcttgaactccactttgcactggcagagtctgctgtgaggagcagggactcacAGTGGTGGGACACATGGGAATGGTTGTGACTATCTCTGACATTTACAGTTCctgccaggtgaaatccactgggcatgtggaagggcttttcagcatctgcaccaccacttctaaagaatgagggttgaggaacagagtttgggggattttttaacagtgtttattttctttgagatgcccctgtcacccctgcggagtgaccctcaaaggcagcaattctcagcatttccacggtgaatcctgagaaaaatggattccctgtcgcttggtgcagagtgaggacagcttgtctgtctgttagccttcttcccagctgtcatttgctcgcacctcttggagctgggggttgatcgctcccatatgttgccctaaaaagaaaccagccctgctgagagcagacgagtccagtttcaaaaccgcagatctccaaccatctctccctttctcagggcaccagagggaggtctctacACTCCCcctctagccaaggacacacagggctcttttcagccacccatatacagttccccaacaccatttccatactctcagcatctctgcagattcctcacgggtcttctggacatcacagagatgctatgaggcagcagtgcccttctggagggcagcttgcagcctggcaggacatgacagggaaatggtcaaaggatgTTAAAGACTGAAGATggtctctccttaagggagagtcagctcaattcccagccccacagagtgCATTTCATGgagccaccgaggctagaagggggctgcagacacctcactcccaagcagacccctctcttgcataactcgcagggcaggtgtctgaactgcagctgaaaaccctgaaccccagggagcccaagagaaaaacaggagcagcatggagaggatgggaaacaaggagcaacaccatgatcccactgccaagggaggcaaggagagagaggcagatgggcactcaggaaagccctcaccttacccacatgggcCTACCACCTCGCAGACggcgacattgcagggcagtcgctgtcAGCAACTTTGTTGGGAAGCAGtaaatgggcccatggcaggagagatactcctctcctctgctggaggtctggctgcagaggaggctgctcatgccctggaccccatggctgtcagggcagaggctctactgggagggaggggagacacagggggcttgctgagaggaaggtgtctgcattgcagggactgaccatgacttgcccaaatccatcctcccatgatgattctgttagcagttctctctcttctcctgcccATCTCTGTTGCCTGGAgctgtctctgctgcctggagctcttactctgtcccaacatctcttCCCAATCAGTGCTCACAGCCCTCATCCCACCCTCCTTGTGCTCTGTTCTGccctcagaaacctcccagatcagggcactgcccaggggcatctctgtgcatgcacgtcctaaggaagaggtcacataaactcctacgaggtcacaaaggtgatgttgatgctgtctgtaggctgaggtggggatgaagcggcttgatgaggtttctcacagacctattaatctttgAGAGTGAATGTTTTGGAGTCCTACtttcttgccaaaacagaaaattgttccttcattctccctgccaaaaataggaaactgaaagtgcagacacccgaaggaaagctccttctcttgcaagtagcccttctcttgatcttcctcttgaaaagacccctcagacatggcatgtgcatgagctagagctgtgagcagccttgacccatgcagcaccctctcagcaggagaatgtacCTGACCTgctgggggtcactccttccactcagagcttctccccacagtgtcatggggagctctctgggcaggctgagtgctgatcctcgcaggcagcagagtcactgtctagacgctgctctgaattacagccctgggcaaacttgtgtgcactccctgacttcacacccctgcagccatccctgcgagAATGGAGCAGCGTGCCCTGTCCTTCTGATGGTGTAgcagggaatccctactctgaagcatctcctccactgcctgtgcattggaggagctaggagagcaatccttaaaaagcctatcagttatgggatgagatgggtttagaagacccctgcaggaacctcagtagcattgccctgaagccagagacataccgtgcaaaaggctgtgaagatttctcccacaaggagctctcctctgtcccactccacactgcctttcacttccctatgccttctctcatctcatgtcagcagcagcaggcagtgcctggagccctgctgttctttgcagaggagctgctcctgcacacagctgtcttcggcagtgctgccaggtCGCCAGgcactccctccatccctggagcctggcccctctcagctgaagtcctgactttctctgtctcttgtgctccgtcctcctgggaaatgttccctgaagtagactaaaataatcacccttggtccctctctaagcactcaaggaagactgattccggcattacaatttatctcatcagagaatggttatctgcaagaggtggagatgtcccactctggaagcggtgaggaagggagttcatttacccatggttcaggtgttgattcagatgagtcaattgcagcatcttatgccagtttagaagaccctggaatgcagtgggattcagatccctaccataaactccaccaacacacagcaggtgggattccccttgcccaagctgaagtgagcacaacacagatgtctacatGTGAACTCCTTGTCTAAACTTCCATTATAAttacctgagatggagggtgggagtcagttacctggtgacacctggtgacatttgaagagacagaggtggtccaaggcatgtgccagtgtctgcttgctctgatgcagcaagcgtgagacccacatccttctagagcattaggtggggagcaggtggggaacttccttgcccatctcaaatgacacctagatgcccactactgttagagcaccacttgctatgaagctgagacacatggagacacctacagtgcaaactgctaatgtaattcagtgcagacacttgatataatgacttagaaatagtctggcagggccatgtcacatgcatggggtttctagcacaaccgcatgggacctatcagaaaaccatgcccttttggagtggttgctgggcaaacaccccaggttatctcaggttttcctacctgtgtccag
Protein-coding sequences here:
- the LOC136995995 gene encoding olfactory receptor 14C36-like, with amino-acid sequence MSNSSSLNELLLLAFAETRELQLLHFSLFLGIYLAALLSNGLIITAVACDHRLHTPMYFFLLNLSFLDLGTISTTVPKSMTNSLWNTRAISYSGCAAQVFLVVFFFTGEFSLLTVMAYDRFVAICRPLHYGTIMGGRACVKMAAAAWGSCFLNALLHTGNTFSLPLCKGHVVDQFFCEIPQILKLSCADSYLREVGLIVVSLCLFSGCFLFIVLSYVQIFTAVLRIPSEQGRHKAFSMCLPHLAVVSLCVSTVMFAYMKPPSISSPALDLVVTILYLVVPPTLNPLIYSMRNKELKDALRKVISWTVPISGSPQAQDWAPPASSLGSFSKCDEYCLFHVTNKVVEQDKFLEARAVDLVVAVLYAVVPPAVNPLIYSMRNKELKDALRKLVQ